The following proteins come from a genomic window of Sphingosinicella flava:
- a CDS encoding extensin family protein — MIILGLVLLAGCIPKPDRPAPSPQPGPQAEALKPDKVLRQCHADLARAAVAFKPLPDRTFDGGCSAIGAVQLLDIGTPVTNLGAMTCPLAANFARWVQEAVQPAAQRHLGARVVKIESMGTYACRPVNGQAGNKLSEHGRANAVDIGGFVLEDGRRITVKSGWNGEDRRVRDFLRAAHGAGCGQFPIGLGPDANALHHDHFHFDMGRGPYCR; from the coding sequence ATGATCATCCTAGGGCTGGTACTGCTGGCGGGCTGTATTCCAAAGCCCGACAGACCTGCACCCTCGCCTCAACCCGGGCCTCAAGCCGAAGCGCTGAAGCCGGACAAGGTGCTGCGCCAATGCCATGCCGACCTCGCCCGCGCGGCGGTGGCGTTCAAGCCGCTCCCTGATCGCACGTTCGACGGCGGCTGTTCTGCCATCGGCGCGGTGCAGCTGCTCGATATCGGCACGCCGGTGACGAACCTCGGCGCGATGACCTGCCCGCTCGCCGCCAATTTCGCACGCTGGGTGCAGGAGGCGGTGCAACCCGCCGCGCAACGCCATCTCGGCGCCCGGGTCGTCAAGATCGAGAGCATGGGCACCTATGCCTGCCGCCCGGTCAACGGCCAGGCCGGAAACAAGCTGTCCGAACATGGCCGGGCCAATGCCGTCGATATCGGCGGCTTCGTGCTGGAAGACGGGCGCCGGATCACCGTGAAAAGCGGATGGAACGGCGAGGATCGGCGGGTAAGGGATTTTCTCCGCGCCGCTCATGGCGCCGGTTGCGGCCAATTCCCCATCGGCCTCGGGCCGGACGCCAACGCCCTCCATCACGATCATTTTCATTTCGATATGGGCCGCGGCCCCTATTGCCGCTAA
- a CDS encoding LOG family protein codes for MTEPTQPPKRVFSPAHVEAKVAEQQTSSPQTEDPAYRLAFQDKDFLLREDLRPVRFQLELLKPELLLDEAKIASTFVMYGSARIPEPSKADSLIAMAATPEQKLIAERLKAKSKYYDEARKLARMTSRVPRDEDGQRHFVVCSGGGPSIMEAANRGACDEGQESIGLNIVLPHEQLPNPYVTPSLSFQFHYFALRKMHFLLRARAVAVFPGGFGTFDEAFELLTLIQTGKVKPIPIIFFGAEFWNRVVNFEALVEEGTVSPRDLDLIKMVETADEAWEYVCAYYEGTDQGPGKAKG; via the coding sequence ATGACCGAACCAACCCAACCGCCGAAGCGCGTCTTTTCGCCCGCCCATGTCGAAGCCAAGGTCGCCGAGCAGCAGACCTCCAGCCCGCAGACCGAGGATCCCGCCTACCGCCTCGCCTTTCAAGACAAGGACTTCCTGCTGCGCGAGGATCTGCGGCCCGTCCGCTTCCAATTGGAGCTGCTGAAGCCCGAATTGCTGCTGGACGAGGCCAAGATCGCCTCGACCTTCGTCATGTACGGATCGGCGCGTATTCCCGAGCCGTCGAAAGCGGATTCGCTGATCGCCATGGCCGCAACGCCGGAGCAGAAGCTGATCGCCGAGCGGCTGAAGGCGAAGTCCAAATATTATGACGAGGCCCGCAAGCTCGCCCGCATGACGAGCCGGGTGCCGCGCGACGAGGATGGGCAGCGCCATTTCGTCGTCTGCTCAGGGGGCGGCCCCTCCATCATGGAAGCGGCGAACCGGGGCGCGTGCGACGAGGGCCAGGAGTCGATCGGCCTCAACATCGTGCTCCCGCACGAGCAGCTGCCCAATCCTTATGTCACGCCTTCCTTGTCCTTCCAGTTCCACTATTTCGCGCTTCGCAAGATGCACTTCCTTCTTCGTGCGCGCGCAGTGGCGGTCTTTCCGGGCGGCTTCGGCACGTTTGACGAAGCCTTTGAGCTTCTGACCCTCATCCAGACCGGCAAGGTAAAGCCGATCCCGATCATTTTCTTCGGCGCGGAGTTTTGGAATCGTGTCGTCAATTTCGAGGCTCTGGTCGAAGAAGGTACGGTGTCTCCGCGCGATCTCGATCTGATCAAGATGGTCGAAACGGCGGACGAGGCCTGGGAGTATGTCTGTGCCTATTACGAAGGCACGGATCAGGGACCAGGCAAAGCGAAAGGCTGA
- a CDS encoding GNAT family N-acetyltransferase, giving the protein MPPITVRPFARDDVPQLLALMRELALFEDYIDAFAVTEADILAHGLGPSPCFGAFVALWNDAVIGTAVHHVIPWTYDLKPTLVLKELYVAAPYRGCGAGRALMGALAREARRIGAARIVWGVLNGNRRAEHFYARLGGRPDRKFAPWSLDAAAIAALACAT; this is encoded by the coding sequence ATGCCGCCGATCACGGTCCGGCCATTCGCACGGGACGACGTCCCTCAATTGCTGGCGCTGATGCGGGAGTTGGCCTTGTTCGAGGATTATATCGATGCCTTCGCGGTGACGGAGGCCGATATTCTTGCGCACGGCTTGGGCCCATCCCCCTGCTTCGGGGCTTTCGTCGCCTTATGGAACGATGCCGTCATTGGCACGGCGGTTCACCACGTAATCCCCTGGACCTACGATTTGAAGCCTACGCTGGTGCTGAAAGAACTCTATGTCGCCGCGCCGTATCGGGGGTGCGGCGCCGGGCGCGCGTTGATGGGGGCGCTCGCCCGCGAGGCCCGGCGCATTGGCGCCGCGCGGATCGTTTGGGGCGTGCTGAACGGCAACCGGCGGGCGGAACATTTTTACGCCCGGCTGGGTGGACGTCCCGACCGGAAATTCGCTCCATGGAGTCTGGACGCCGCCGCCATCGCCGCATTGGCGTGCGCGACCTGA
- a CDS encoding rhodanese-like domain-containing protein has translation MTTTVSEYPAASPEVAAAHFAARLSLETDPADVHSVLEAGNADFVLLDTRSAAGYAKGHVPGALSLPHRAISAERMAEWADDTLFVVYCFGPHCNAADQGALKLARLGRKVKVMIGGLWGWVDEGYSVAHGVDPGSLKPAGS, from the coding sequence ATGACGACCACCGTATCGGAATATCCCGCCGCATCGCCTGAGGTGGCTGCAGCGCATTTCGCCGCCCGCCTGTCCCTGGAAACCGATCCGGCCGATGTCCATTCGGTGCTGGAGGCTGGGAATGCGGACTTTGTGTTGCTCGATACGCGAAGCGCCGCCGGCTATGCGAAGGGCCATGTTCCCGGTGCGCTCAGTCTGCCGCATCGCGCCATCTCGGCCGAGCGCATGGCCGAGTGGGCCGACGACACCCTGTTCGTCGTCTATTGCTTCGGCCCGCATTGCAACGCGGCTGACCAGGGTGCGTTGAAGCTGGCCCGCCTTGGCCGAAAGGTAAAAGTGATGATCGGCGGGCTGTGGGGCTGGGTCGACGAAGGCTATTCTGTGGCGCATGGCGTGGACCCGGGCTCTCTAAAGCCGGCAGGTTCGTAA
- the ftrA gene encoding transcriptional regulator FtrA, whose amino-acid sequence MPDSASSPPLVALVAYNGLCTFEFGIATEVFGLERPEMGDGWYRFVICAAEPGPLQAGGGFRLLADGGLDLFEHATTIVIPGWRGADEAVPDALCAALRAAHARGARIMSLCSGIFVLAAAGLLDGRRATTHWRYGAQVAARYPAIRLEPDVLYVDEGDVLTSAGSAAGIDLCLHVVRRDFGAAAANMVARRLVVPPHRDGGQAQYVESPVPSAHESSRLSPLIGRMRARLIEPQTIAMLAAEAGMSERTFLRRFKAATGNTPGEWLLAERLNRAKALLEETRQPVDAVANACGFGSAAALRHHFRARMGVSPASYRARFRRV is encoded by the coding sequence ATGCCAGATTCCGCCTCTTCGCCTCCGCTGGTCGCGCTGGTCGCTTATAACGGGCTGTGCACCTTCGAATTCGGGATCGCGACCGAGGTGTTCGGGCTGGAGCGGCCGGAAATGGGCGACGGCTGGTATCGCTTCGTCATTTGCGCGGCGGAGCCCGGTCCGCTGCAGGCGGGCGGCGGGTTTCGGCTGCTTGCGGACGGCGGCCTCGACCTCTTTGAACACGCCACGACCATCGTCATTCCGGGCTGGCGCGGCGCGGACGAGGCGGTGCCGGACGCGCTGTGCGCGGCGCTCCGCGCAGCCCACGCGCGCGGAGCTCGAATCATGTCCCTTTGCTCCGGGATTTTCGTCCTCGCCGCCGCCGGGCTGCTCGATGGACGCCGCGCCACGACCCATTGGCGATACGGTGCGCAGGTTGCAGCCCGCTATCCTGCCATTCGCCTCGAACCGGACGTGCTTTACGTCGACGAAGGCGACGTGCTGACATCGGCGGGCAGCGCCGCGGGAATCGACCTTTGCCTGCATGTCGTAAGACGCGATTTCGGAGCCGCAGCTGCCAATATGGTCGCACGCCGCCTGGTCGTGCCGCCGCATCGCGACGGCGGACAGGCACAATATGTGGAAAGCCCGGTGCCCAGCGCGCACGAAAGCTCGCGCTTGTCGCCCCTGATCGGCCGAATGCGCGCCCGGCTGATCGAACCGCAAACGATCGCCATGCTAGCCGCTGAAGCAGGTATGAGCGAACGCACGTTTCTGAGGCGCTTCAAGGCGGCGACGGGAAATACGCCCGGAGAGTGGCTGCTCGCCGAGCGCCTCAATCGCGCGAAGGCGTTGCTGGAGGAGACACGCCAGCCGGTGGACGCGGTCGCCAACGCTTGCGGTTTTGGATCGGCAGCGGCCTTGCGTCATCATTTCCGGGCCCGGATGGGGGTGAGTCCCGCATCTTACCGGGCACGGTTCAGGCGTGTTTGA
- a CDS encoding c-type cytochrome — protein MDDRTNTIAGWVLGAGIVALGASIVTGEVFHSERPEKMGYPIEGVVEEGAGGGEAEQPIAFYLASADPAAGANVFKKCAACHNAEKGGPNALGPNLWGTMGKPHGHVPGFAYSDALKSVPGVWDWDSMNAWLKSPKSYAPGTKMTFAGLSKPEDRANLIAYLNQQSDSPLPLPAAPAASPEAAAAEKSDAIPGKAPDEPVLNEGDAAKQPEGNVGGEGAPSVAGRAGQEKGKAQ, from the coding sequence GTGGACGATCGGACGAACACCATTGCGGGCTGGGTGCTGGGCGCGGGCATCGTCGCTCTCGGCGCGTCGATCGTGACCGGCGAGGTCTTCCATTCCGAGCGTCCGGAAAAGATGGGCTATCCGATCGAGGGCGTCGTCGAGGAAGGCGCGGGCGGCGGCGAGGCCGAACAGCCGATCGCTTTCTATCTCGCCAGCGCCGATCCGGCGGCGGGCGCCAATGTCTTCAAGAAATGCGCGGCCTGCCACAATGCCGAAAAGGGCGGCCCGAACGCGCTCGGCCCGAATTTGTGGGGCACGATGGGCAAGCCGCACGGCCACGTTCCGGGCTTCGCTTATTCCGATGCGCTGAAGAGCGTGCCGGGCGTGTGGGATTGGGACAGCATGAACGCCTGGCTCAAGTCCCCTAAAAGCTATGCCCCGGGCACCAAGATGACCTTCGCCGGTCTTTCCAAACCGGAAGACCGCGCCAACCTCATCGCCTATCTCAACCAGCAGAGCGATTCGCCGCTGCCGCTCCCGGCCGCGCCGGCCGCATCGCCGGAAGCCGCCGCAGCCGAGAAGTCGGACGCGATCCCCGGCAAGGCGCCCGACGAGCCCGTCCTTAATGAAGGCGATGCCGCCAAGCAGCCGGAAGGCAATGTCGGCGGCGAGGGCGCGCCGTCCGTCGCTGGCCGCGCCGGTCAGGAAAAGGGCAAGGCGCAATAG
- the nudC gene encoding NAD(+) diphosphatase, which translates to MIRPGFTGAPLDRADRFRLDPGRIAALRLHSAARLLRLSGVDPVLDEAGRLVWDALSHDADLLFLGLDGDAPVFAPLVAIADAAARPPALFQMLGEMAPEDAALWGVARSLINWHGRHGFCANCGSPTVPFRAGWARKCGGCGAEHYPRVDPVVIMLAECEGRVLVGRQPQYPFGRYSALAGFVEPGESIEEAVARELKEEAGIEVSGVRYVASQPWPFPGSLMIACIAAARDDAITIDTTELEDAKWVDRAGVEAALSGQADAPFLAPPHFAIAHTLFLRWLAGSAAAA; encoded by the coding sequence ATGATCCGTCCCGGCTTTACCGGCGCCCCGCTCGACCGCGCCGACCGCTTCCGCCTCGATCCGGGCCGTATCGCCGCGCTTCGCCTCCATAGCGCGGCGCGCCTGTTGCGCCTGAGCGGGGTCGATCCGGTGCTCGATGAAGCGGGACGCCTCGTCTGGGACGCTTTATCCCATGACGCGGACTTGCTGTTTCTGGGCCTCGACGGCGATGCCCCTGTGTTCGCGCCGCTGGTGGCGATTGCGGACGCGGCGGCCCGTCCGCCCGCGCTCTTTCAGATGCTGGGCGAGATGGCGCCGGAAGATGCGGCGCTGTGGGGCGTCGCGCGCAGCCTCATCAATTGGCACGGCCGCCACGGCTTTTGCGCGAATTGCGGTTCGCCGACGGTGCCCTTTCGCGCGGGCTGGGCACGCAAATGTGGCGGGTGCGGCGCCGAACATTATCCCCGTGTCGATCCGGTCGTCATCATGCTCGCCGAATGTGAGGGGCGCGTGCTGGTCGGCCGCCAGCCCCAATATCCGTTCGGCCGCTATTCGGCATTGGCGGGTTTCGTCGAGCCGGGCGAATCCATCGAGGAGGCCGTCGCGCGCGAGCTGAAGGAGGAAGCCGGGATCGAGGTTTCGGGCGTCCGCTACGTCGCCAGCCAACCCTGGCCCTTTCCCGGATCGTTGATGATCGCCTGCATCGCCGCGGCGCGAGATGACGCGATTACCATCGATACGACCGAACTTGAGGATGCGAAATGGGTGGATCGGGCAGGGGTCGAAGCCGCCCTTTCCGGGCAAGCCGATGCGCCTTTCCTCGCCCCGCCGCACTTCGCCATCGCTCACACCTTGTTTCTACGCTGGCTTGCGGGGAGCGCCGCCGCCGCTTAA
- the mutY gene encoding A/G-specific adenine glycosylase, with product MLVDASNALLAWYDANRRDLPWRAMPGESSDPYRVWLSEIMLQQTTVAAVGPYFHKFITYWPTMRALAEADEADVMKAWAGLGYYARARNLIACARTIVARHGGRFPDSEAELLQLPGVGRYTAAAVAAIAFGRRAVVVDGNVERVVARLFAVKEPLPGAKAKLYDLTDSITPARRNGDFAQAMMDLGATICTPRKPACGFCPLATLCAARAEGDPARYPVKTPKVAKPRRVGHAYWLERDGAVLLVRRPAKGLLGGMLAFPSSAWEEKVGAGSGAPAQAEWQDGGSIDHAFTHFALTLHLRCAEGEAGEGIWWPIAQLEEAGLPTVFAKLIARGRAWKKPPLLSRQEA from the coding sequence GTGCTCGTCGATGCTTCAAATGCGCTTCTTGCCTGGTACGATGCCAATAGGCGCGACCTGCCATGGCGGGCGATGCCCGGCGAATCGAGCGATCCCTATCGGGTCTGGCTGTCGGAAATCATGCTCCAGCAGACGACGGTCGCGGCCGTCGGCCCTTATTTCCACAAGTTCATCACTTATTGGCCGACCATGCGCGCCTTGGCGGAAGCCGACGAGGCGGACGTGATGAAGGCTTGGGCAGGGCTCGGCTATTATGCCCGCGCGCGCAACCTGATCGCCTGCGCCCGCACGATCGTCGCGCGGCACGGCGGACGCTTTCCAGACAGCGAGGCGGAATTGCTGCAATTGCCGGGAGTCGGCCGCTATACCGCCGCCGCGGTCGCCGCCATCGCCTTCGGCCGCCGCGCGGTGGTGGTCGACGGCAATGTCGAGCGGGTCGTTGCCCGCCTGTTCGCGGTGAAGGAACCGTTGCCGGGGGCCAAAGCCAAGCTTTACGATCTTACCGATTCGATCACCCCGGCGCGCCGTAACGGCGATTTCGCACAGGCGATGATGGATCTTGGCGCCACGATCTGCACGCCGCGCAAACCCGCTTGCGGCTTCTGTCCGCTCGCGACCTTGTGCGCCGCGCGCGCCGAAGGCGATCCGGCGCGGTATCCGGTGAAGACGCCCAAGGTCGCCAAGCCCCGGCGCGTCGGCCATGCTTATTGGCTGGAGCGGGACGGTGCCGTGCTCCTCGTGCGGCGCCCGGCCAAGGGATTATTGGGCGGCATGCTCGCCTTTCCGTCAAGCGCCTGGGAAGAGAAGGTCGGGGCGGGCAGCGGCGCGCCGGCGCAAGCGGAATGGCAGGACGGCGGCAGCATCGACCATGCCTTCACCCATTTCGCGCTCACCCTGCACCTTCGGTGCGCGGAAGGAGAGGCGGGCGAGGGCATCTGGTGGCCCATCGCCCAGTTGGAGGAAGCGGGTCTGCCGACCGTCTTCGCCAAACTGATCGCCCGGGGGCGGGCGTGGAAGAAGCCGCCCTTGCTGTCGCGGCAAGAGGCCTGA
- a CDS encoding DUF721 domain-containing protein → MTKSGGTIHGQKKDAPRTGRPRAVSDLVPDIGRAAFRRFGFVQSSIVTRWREIVGERYAAVSSPESIRFPPGRKSAGTLHLAVEGAHAPMMQHIAPVIIERVNRFFGYPAVERVQFKQGRVQARDGKARAALPSLRPLPQAMSDSVRDIGDPELRAVLEALARGVAAGEGPAVVTSIPVIGTIGDRKQ, encoded by the coding sequence ATGACGAAATCGGGCGGGACGATTCACGGCCAGAAAAAGGATGCGCCGCGCACGGGAAGACCCCGCGCGGTGTCCGATCTCGTGCCCGACATCGGCCGCGCGGCGTTCCGCCGCTTCGGTTTCGTCCAATCGTCCATCGTGACGCGATGGCGGGAAATCGTCGGCGAACGCTATGCCGCCGTGTCCTCGCCCGAATCGATCCGCTTCCCGCCCGGCCGCAAGTCGGCCGGAACGTTGCACCTTGCCGTAGAGGGCGCGCATGCCCCGATGATGCAGCATATCGCGCCCGTCATCATCGAACGGGTCAACCGCTTCTTCGGCTATCCCGCCGTCGAACGGGTGCAGTTCAAGCAAGGCAGGGTTCAGGCGCGCGACGGCAAGGCGCGGGCCGCGCTGCCCTCGCTCCGCCCGCTGCCGCAGGCGATGAGCGATTCGGTGCGCGATATCGGCGATCCGGAGCTTCGCGCCGTCCTCGAAGCCCTTGCGCGCGGCGTCGCGGCAGGGGAAGGACCGGCGGTCGTGACATCCATCCCGGTCATCGGGACAATAGGAGACAGAAAGCAATGA
- a CDS encoding thioredoxin domain-containing protein encodes MKAVYFGGAAALILALTACGGTGDSGNGSASSADLNAPLEQIAAPNGGDWTQVVEQTPEGGFRMGNPNAPVKLVELGSLTCSHCAAFSEEGAPQLENEYVKSGQVSFEFRNFVRDPLDIAAALLTRCGGATPFFKITDQMFAAQAQYMQRAGALDAATQQRLQALPQQQLPAEYARAAGLVDFVKMRGVPESKANACLADQAEMQKLVSIVNTANAQYPGIPGTPAFIINGNLVPDAASWEQLEPALREALK; translated from the coding sequence ATGAAGGCAGTCTATTTCGGCGGCGCGGCAGCTTTGATCCTCGCGCTCACCGCGTGCGGCGGTACAGGGGATAGCGGCAACGGAAGCGCTTCTTCCGCCGATCTCAATGCACCGCTCGAGCAGATTGCGGCCCCGAATGGCGGCGATTGGACCCAGGTTGTCGAGCAAACGCCGGAAGGCGGTTTCCGCATGGGCAATCCGAACGCGCCGGTAAAGCTGGTCGAGCTCGGATCGCTGACCTGCAGCCACTGTGCCGCTTTTTCCGAAGAAGGTGCGCCGCAGCTTGAAAACGAATATGTGAAATCGGGTCAGGTGAGCTTCGAATTCCGCAATTTCGTGCGCGATCCGCTCGACATCGCGGCGGCGCTCCTGACGCGCTGCGGCGGCGCCACGCCGTTCTTCAAGATCACCGATCAGATGTTCGCGGCGCAGGCGCAATATATGCAGCGCGCCGGTGCGCTCGACGCCGCCACGCAGCAGCGGCTGCAGGCGCTTCCGCAGCAGCAATTGCCCGCCGAATATGCGCGCGCCGCCGGCCTCGTCGATTTCGTCAAGATGCGCGGCGTTCCCGAATCGAAGGCCAATGCCTGCCTCGCCGACCAGGCGGAGATGCAGAAATTGGTATCGATCGTGAATACGGCGAATGCCCAATATCCGGGCATCCCGGGTACGCCGGCCTTCATCATCAATGGCAATCTGGTGCCCGACGCCGCGTCCTGGGAGCAGTTGGAGCCGGCGCTTCGCGAGGCGCTGAAATGA
- a CDS encoding thioredoxin domain-containing protein, producing the protein MKHARIVAAIGLAAFAHASAPAQAPKAAAARDWSRAVAATPEGGFRVGNPNATVKVVEYGSLTCGHCAHFAEEGYPKLLQDYVKTGRVSFEFRNYIRDPFDAVAALLSRCAGTGDYFAATDAMFAAQSQWIGKLQALPAAERQRMVQLSPAEGFPQIAAASGLAPIAAKHGVTAAKAKTCLTDRARLETLLTLRQKAIETYNLEYTPTFLINGKKVDADGWARLEPLLKPGG; encoded by the coding sequence ATGAAGCATGCGCGCATCGTCGCGGCGATCGGCCTTGCCGCCTTCGCCCACGCTTCGGCGCCCGCACAGGCGCCGAAGGCCGCCGCGGCACGGGACTGGTCCCGCGCAGTGGCGGCAACGCCGGAGGGCGGCTTTCGCGTCGGCAATCCCAATGCGACGGTGAAAGTGGTCGAATATGGTTCGCTCACTTGCGGCCATTGCGCGCATTTCGCTGAAGAGGGCTACCCGAAGCTCCTTCAAGACTATGTGAAGACCGGGCGCGTCAGCTTCGAATTCCGCAACTATATTCGCGATCCGTTCGACGCTGTCGCCGCGCTCCTCAGCCGCTGCGCCGGGACCGGCGACTATTTCGCGGCGACCGACGCGATGTTCGCGGCGCAAAGCCAATGGATCGGCAAGCTGCAGGCCTTGCCCGCGGCGGAGCGCCAGCGCATGGTCCAGCTTTCGCCCGCCGAAGGGTTTCCGCAAATTGCCGCCGCGTCCGGCCTCGCGCCGATCGCCGCGAAACACGGCGTGACGGCGGCAAAGGCCAAAACCTGCCTCACCGATAGGGCGCGGCTGGAGACGCTTCTGACCCTGCGCCAGAAGGCAATCGAAACCTACAATCTGGAATATACGCCGACCTTCCTGATCAACGGGAAGAAGGTGGATGCGGACGGCTGGGCTCGACTGGAGCCGCTCCTGAAGCCGGGCGGCTGA